From a single Candidatus Zixiibacteriota bacterium genomic region:
- the acsA gene encoding acetate--CoA ligase, whose amino-acid sequence MAWQILEKPPSSWKVEPNLTSYERARAEFSWERMRRELAGLPEGRGLNIAYECVDRHARSEKRERLALRCLGKQDGARDFTYGELSRLSNRFANVLRHLGVGKGERVFTLTGRIPELYIAALGTLKNGSVFCPLFSAFGPEPIQQRLSIGDGRVLVTTETLYVRRRISDLRAALPGLKHVLVIAEGERPAPAGTAHFQKLMHGAADDFEIPATAPEDMALIHFTSGTTGRPKGAVHVHEAVLAHYVTGKYALDFHPDDVFWCTADPGWITGTSYGIISPLTHGIRSVVDEGEFDAERWYRIIAEQKVTVWYTAPTAVRMMMKAGAGVARKYDLSSLRFIASVGEPLNPEAVMWGCEAFGLPIHDNWWQTETGGIMIANFPAMPIRPGSMGKPLPGIEAGIVHAHKDGTVEEVTEPGVQGELALRPGWPSMFRGYLHEEERYRKCFAGGWYLTGDLARRDADGYYWFVGRADDVIKSAGHLIGPFEVESALMEHPAVAEAGVIGKPDPVIGEVVKAFVSLKAGHEPSEALRKELLGFARARLGPAVAPREIDFRDSVPKTRSGKIMRRLLRARELGLPEGDLSTLEND is encoded by the coding sequence ATGGCGTGGCAGATCCTCGAGAAACCCCCGTCGAGCTGGAAGGTCGAGCCCAACCTGACGAGCTACGAGCGTGCTCGCGCCGAGTTTTCGTGGGAACGGATGCGGCGGGAGCTGGCGGGGCTCCCCGAAGGACGCGGGCTCAACATCGCCTACGAATGCGTCGATCGGCATGCCCGGAGCGAAAAACGCGAACGGCTGGCGCTGCGCTGCCTCGGCAAGCAGGACGGCGCGCGGGATTTCACCTATGGCGAGCTGAGCCGCTTGAGCAACCGATTTGCGAACGTCCTCAGGCACCTGGGCGTGGGAAAGGGCGAGCGCGTCTTCACGTTGACCGGCCGGATCCCCGAGCTTTACATCGCCGCGCTGGGAACGTTGAAGAACGGCAGCGTTTTTTGCCCCCTCTTTTCGGCGTTCGGGCCCGAGCCGATCCAGCAGCGACTGTCCATCGGCGACGGGCGCGTGCTGGTCACCACCGAGACGCTTTACGTCCGGCGCAGGATAAGCGATCTGCGGGCCGCTTTGCCGGGATTGAAGCACGTGCTGGTGATCGCGGAAGGAGAACGACCTGCGCCCGCCGGCACCGCGCATTTTCAGAAGCTCATGCACGGCGCCGCCGACGATTTCGAAATTCCGGCGACCGCGCCCGAGGACATGGCGCTGATTCACTTCACCTCGGGGACTACCGGCCGGCCGAAGGGAGCCGTTCACGTGCACGAGGCCGTCCTCGCGCATTACGTGACGGGCAAGTACGCGCTCGATTTTCATCCCGACGACGTCTTCTGGTGCACGGCCGACCCGGGCTGGATCACCGGGACCTCCTACGGGATCATCTCGCCCCTCACGCACGGCATCCGCAGCGTCGTCGACGAAGGGGAGTTCGACGCGGAACGGTGGTATCGCATCATCGCGGAGCAAAAAGTGACCGTCTGGTACACGGCGCCGACCGCGGTTCGCATGATGATGAAAGCGGGCGCCGGGGTCGCGCGCAAGTACGATCTGAGCAGCCTGCGATTCATCGCCAGCGTCGGAGAGCCGCTGAATCCCGAAGCGGTGATGTGGGGCTGCGAGGCTTTCGGCCTGCCGATCCACGACAACTGGTGGCAGACGGAGACCGGGGGGATCATGATCGCCAACTTTCCCGCCATGCCGATCCGCCCGGGCTCGATGGGGAAGCCGCTGCCGGGGATCGAAGCGGGGATCGTCCACGCGCACAAGGACGGCACCGTCGAGGAAGTCACCGAGCCCGGCGTCCAGGGCGAGCTGGCGCTCAGGCCGGGCTGGCCCTCGATGTTCCGCGGCTACCTGCACGAGGAGGAACGTTACCGGAAGTGCTTCGCCGGCGGCTGGTACCTGACGGGCGATCTCGCCCGCCGGGACGCCGACGGCTACTACTGGTTCGTGGGGCGCGCCGATGACGTGATCAAGTCGGCCGGGCATCTCATCGGGCCTTTCGAGGTGGAAAGCGCGCTGATGGAACACCCGGCGGTGGCCGAGGCGGGCGTGATCGGAAAGCCCGATCCCGTCATCGGAGAGGTCGTCAAAGCGTTCGTTTCGCTGAAAGCCGGGCACGAGCCGAGCGAGGCGTTGCGCAAGGAGCTGCTGGGCTTCGCGCGCGCCCGACTGGGGCCGGCCGTCGCCCCGAGGGAAATCGATTTTCGAGACAGCGTGCCGAAGACGCGGAGCGGGAAGATCATGCGCCGCCTGCTCAGGGCGAGGGAGCTGGGCCTGCCCGAAGGGGATTTGTCGACTCTGGAGAACGACTGA
- a CDS encoding DUF2267 domain-containing protein, whose protein sequence is MKTGPVGRTQAVPKRSRRRRLDVFDATMAKTQTWLNELMLALGWEGKPQKAYLALRTVLHALRDRLPVDEAVQLGAQLPMLVRGFYYEGWTPRKKPVKERREEDFLEHVKEAFKDDVTVNAREIVRAVFRLLRRHVSAGEVEDVRHMLPKPLQRLWP, encoded by the coding sequence ATGAAAACCGGACCCGTGGGACGCACGCAGGCGGTTCCCAAGCGGTCGCGCCGGCGGCGGTTGGACGTCTTCGACGCCACGATGGCAAAAACGCAAACCTGGTTGAACGAGCTGATGCTCGCGCTCGGATGGGAAGGCAAGCCGCAAAAGGCTTATCTCGCGCTTCGCACCGTGTTGCATGCGCTGCGCGACCGCCTGCCGGTGGACGAAGCCGTGCAACTGGGCGCTCAGCTCCCGATGCTCGTCCGCGGCTTTTACTACGAGGGATGGACCCCCAGGAAAAAGCCGGTCAAGGAGCGGCGCGAGGAAGACTTCCTGGAGCACGTCAAGGAAGCTTTCAAGGACGACGTCACGGTCAACGCCCGCGAGATCGTTCGCGCCGTCTTCAGGCTGCTGCGCCGTCACGTCAGCGCCGGCGAGGTGGAAGATGTGCGGCACATGCTTCCCAAGCCGCTGCAGCGCCTCTGGCCGTAG
- a CDS encoding cation-translocating P-type ATPase has translation MLRFPPEGASQVSGREQAGLSWYRREAAEVVEELGTDAERGLTAAEALRRLARYGPNELQESRKPSPWTILARQFKNVLVVILISAIALSAALGHDLEAAAIGAIVVLAVLLGFFQEFRAEKAVETLRRMAAPKATVVRDGQVLEIPARDLVPGDIVLVRMGDKVPGDARLIEAVNLRVEEAALTGESAPVEKQSDALRSDALSAGDQTNMIFAGTAVTYGRGKAVVVATAMETEFGRIARLLQTIEPAKTPLQRNLDRVGRALAQAAIALVLIVVGLAVLRGQPLIEMLIFGIALAVAVVPEALPAVVTISLAIGVQRMVRRNALIRRLPAVETLGSVSVICSDKTGTLTRDEMTVRRIFVDGKLLEVSGSGYEPKGAFSCGGAPAPISPPLDALLRAAALASDAALIQSDNDSGPLGWQIRGDPTEGALVVAAAKAGLWKADLEARYPRIHEIPFTSESKRMTTLHAAPEGIFACAKGAPEVILGSCTCVATASGHAPLDPAVRDGILRAARAMAGDALRVLGVAFKPAATPQDAERDMVFLGLVGMIDPPRPEVAQAIERCERAGVKPVMITGDHPVTAEAVAREINLLKDGRVLTGAELDALGEAEFESSVETVSVYARVSPAHKLRIVTALQRKGHVVAMTGDGVNDAPALKKADIGIAMGITGTDVSREAAAMTLLDDNFASIVAAVDEGRRIFNNIKKYLMYLLSSNIGEIGLMLGAVVLDLPLPLTAAQILYVNLATDGLPALALAVDPPEADLMSRPPRNPRAGIFTRPVLVLMSAGGLWSAMANLLLFRWLISSGRPASEAMAMIFVSLVAIEFFKAYNFRSDRLSAFARPFANRWLNAAVLAELALLALIVYLPVLQLLLGTFDMRESDWLVAIGVASTITPVLELTKRLARRGWFGELD, from the coding sequence ATGCTTCGTTTTCCTCCGGAGGGCGCTTCTCAGGTGTCGGGGCGCGAGCAGGCCGGTCTCTCTTGGTACCGGCGGGAAGCCGCCGAGGTGGTCGAGGAGCTGGGCACGGATGCGGAGCGCGGCCTCACCGCCGCCGAGGCGCTGCGGCGGCTTGCGCGCTACGGGCCGAACGAGCTCCAGGAGAGCCGCAAGCCTTCGCCCTGGACGATCCTCGCGCGACAGTTCAAGAACGTCCTGGTCGTGATCCTGATCTCGGCCATCGCGCTTTCGGCCGCGCTCGGCCACGACCTGGAAGCCGCCGCGATCGGCGCCATCGTCGTGCTTGCCGTCCTTCTCGGCTTCTTCCAGGAATTTCGGGCGGAGAAGGCGGTCGAGACGCTGCGACGCATGGCGGCGCCGAAGGCAACCGTGGTGCGGGACGGACAGGTGCTGGAGATTCCGGCGCGAGATCTCGTCCCGGGGGACATCGTCCTGGTCCGGATGGGCGACAAGGTTCCCGGCGACGCTCGGTTGATCGAGGCGGTAAACCTCAGGGTCGAAGAGGCCGCGCTCACCGGGGAATCCGCTCCCGTAGAAAAGCAAAGCGACGCGCTTCGCAGCGACGCCCTGTCCGCGGGCGACCAGACGAACATGATTTTCGCCGGGACGGCGGTCACCTACGGGCGCGGCAAAGCCGTGGTGGTGGCGACGGCCATGGAGACCGAGTTCGGCCGGATCGCGCGCCTCCTTCAGACCATAGAACCCGCGAAAACCCCTCTGCAGCGGAACCTCGATCGGGTCGGGCGCGCCCTCGCGCAGGCGGCCATCGCGCTGGTGCTGATCGTCGTCGGGCTTGCGGTGCTGCGCGGGCAGCCGCTGATCGAGATGCTGATCTTCGGCATTGCCCTCGCCGTCGCGGTCGTCCCCGAAGCGCTCCCGGCGGTGGTCACCATATCGCTCGCCATCGGCGTCCAGCGGATGGTCAGGCGCAACGCGCTCATCCGGCGCCTGCCGGCGGTGGAAACGCTCGGCAGCGTGTCGGTGATCTGCTCCGACAAGACCGGAACGCTCACACGCGACGAAATGACGGTCCGGCGGATTTTCGTCGACGGCAAGCTGCTCGAGGTTTCGGGGTCCGGCTACGAGCCCAAAGGCGCATTCTCGTGCGGCGGCGCTCCGGCCCCGATTTCTCCCCCGCTGGACGCCCTGCTCCGCGCCGCTGCGCTGGCATCCGACGCGGCCCTGATACAAAGCGACAACGACTCCGGCCCTCTCGGATGGCAAATCAGAGGCGATCCCACGGAAGGCGCGCTGGTCGTGGCGGCCGCCAAGGCCGGCCTGTGGAAAGCCGATCTCGAAGCGCGGTATCCCCGGATCCATGAAATCCCGTTCACCTCCGAGTCCAAGCGGATGACCACGCTGCACGCAGCGCCCGAGGGCATCTTCGCCTGTGCGAAGGGCGCGCCCGAGGTGATCCTCGGCTCGTGCACGTGTGTGGCGACCGCATCCGGTCACGCGCCGCTGGACCCGGCGGTCCGGGACGGCATCCTGCGGGCCGCGCGCGCGATGGCCGGAGATGCACTGCGTGTGCTGGGGGTAGCCTTCAAGCCGGCCGCAACCCCGCAGGATGCCGAGCGGGATATGGTTTTTCTCGGCCTGGTGGGAATGATCGATCCGCCGCGCCCCGAGGTCGCCCAGGCGATCGAGAGATGCGAGCGGGCGGGCGTCAAACCGGTCATGATCACCGGCGATCACCCCGTGACCGCGGAGGCCGTGGCGCGCGAGATCAATCTGCTGAAGGACGGCAGGGTGCTCACCGGAGCCGAGCTGGACGCCCTCGGCGAGGCGGAATTCGAAAGCAGCGTGGAGACGGTTTCCGTTTACGCTCGGGTCTCGCCCGCGCACAAGCTTCGCATCGTAACGGCCCTCCAACGAAAAGGTCATGTCGTCGCGATGACCGGCGACGGCGTCAACGACGCCCCGGCCTTGAAGAAGGCCGACATCGGCATCGCCATGGGGATCACCGGAACGGACGTCAGCCGGGAAGCCGCCGCGATGACGCTGCTCGATGACAATTTTGCGTCGATCGTCGCGGCCGTGGACGAGGGACGCCGTATCTTCAACAACATCAAGAAGTACCTCATGTACCTGCTCTCCTCGAACATCGGCGAGATCGGCCTGATGCTCGGCGCCGTCGTTCTCGACCTGCCGCTGCCCCTGACGGCCGCCCAGATTCTCTACGTGAACCTCGCCACCGACGGCTTGCCCGCGCTGGCGCTGGCAGTGGATCCGCCGGAAGCGGACCTCATGAGCCGCCCTCCGAGAAATCCTCGCGCCGGAATCTTCACCCGGCCGGTGCTCGTCCTGATGAGCGCCGGGGGGTTGTGGTCGGCGATGGCCAACCTGTTGCTCTTCCGCTGGCTGATCTCGTCCGGTCGGCCGGCCTCGGAGGCGATGGCGATGATCTTCGTTTCGCTGGTCGCGATCGAGTTCTTCAAGGCCTACAACTTCCGCTCCGATCGCCTTTCTGCGTTCGCGCGGCCGTTCGCCAACCGCTGGCTGAACGCGGCGGTGCTGGCCGAGCTTGCCTTGCTGGCGTTGATCGTCTACCTTCCCGTGCTCCAGCTGTTGCTCGGCACGTTCGACATGAGAGAATCGGACTGGCTGGTGGCGATCGGGGTGGCCTCGACGATCACGCCGGTCCTGGAGCTGACGAAGCGGCTCGCCCGGCGCGGCTGGTTCGGCGAGCTGGACTGA
- a CDS encoding sodium:calcium antiporter, which yields MVLWLQFLLCAGLILVSGVYVSRYGDVIAEKSGLGRTWIGVVLVASITSLPELVTGVSSVALFDLPDIAAANVLGACLLNLAMIPVLDFLNGSEPISARIHQGHVLTAGFGILMLGVVSLGTILGPRLPSIGWVGVGTPLFIAVYLVAMRMVFVYERRRIAEFVREMAEEARYRHVSKRRAYALFALNALVIVGAALYLPRLGEQIAEATGLGQTFVGTVFIAISTTLPELVVSVSALAIGAADMAVGNLFGSTVFNVFILAVDDLLYPRAPLLAVVSPDHVVSALSAMIALSIAVIGLVYRSGRKPIFFGWDSLAILAVYLVNLSLLYATR from the coding sequence ATGGTTCTATGGCTGCAATTCCTTCTTTGCGCCGGGCTGATTCTGGTCTCGGGCGTTTACGTCTCGCGCTACGGGGACGTCATCGCCGAGAAGAGCGGCCTCGGCAGGACCTGGATCGGCGTCGTGCTCGTCGCCTCGATCACCTCGCTGCCCGAGCTGGTGACGGGGGTGAGCTCGGTTGCGCTTTTCGACCTGCCCGACATCGCGGCCGCCAACGTCCTGGGCGCGTGTCTCCTGAACCTGGCGATGATCCCCGTGCTCGACTTCCTGAACGGCTCGGAGCCGATTTCCGCGCGCATCCACCAGGGGCACGTGCTCACGGCGGGGTTCGGCATCCTGATGCTGGGCGTGGTGAGCCTCGGGACGATTCTCGGCCCGAGGCTCCCTTCGATCGGATGGGTGGGCGTCGGCACCCCGCTGTTCATCGCCGTTTATCTTGTGGCGATGCGGATGGTGTTCGTTTACGAGCGCAGGCGCATCGCCGAATTCGTCAGGGAGATGGCGGAAGAAGCGCGGTACCGCCACGTTTCGAAGCGGAGAGCCTACGCCCTCTTCGCCCTGAACGCGCTGGTGATCGTCGGCGCGGCGCTCTACCTCCCCCGGCTCGGGGAGCAGATCGCCGAGGCAACCGGCCTGGGCCAGACCTTCGTGGGCACCGTTTTCATCGCAATTTCGACGACGCTTCCCGAGCTGGTGGTGTCGGTCTCCGCGCTCGCCATCGGCGCCGCCGACATGGCCGTGGGCAACCTTTTCGGCAGCACCGTGTTCAACGTCTTCATTCTGGCGGTGGACGATCTCCTGTACCCCCGCGCCCCGCTGCTCGCTGTCGTCTCGCCGGACCACGTCGTCAGCGCGCTCTCGGCGATGATCGCGCTTTCCATCGCCGTCATCGGGCTCGTTTACCGCAGCGGCAGGAAGCCGATTTTCTTCGGCTGGGACTCGCTGGCGATCCTGGCCGTCTATCTGGTGAACCTCTCGCTCCTCTACGCGACGCGCTAG
- a CDS encoding glycosyltransferase gives MKKRSWLVNIEDYAPLIGEEAVERTMRKAQRLRGMHVVHVSSTFYGGGVAEILSSETLLARSLGIRAEWRLIQGTPDFFSVTKKIHNALQGAAINLTDLKKEIYETVILQNAMRMDIGGDFVVIHDPQPLPLVQHTRHTCPWVWRCHVDLSNPNPEIWDYLRGFVDQYDAVVLSLPEYRRELAVPQLFIMPAIDPFSAKNAEMSEDEIRDRLRHYRIPTELPIVCQVSRFDRWKDPEGVIEAFRIARREIDATLVLIGNVALDDPEGQEVFESLLKNAADDVWILTVEDSALVNALQRRAHVIVQKSLREGFGLTAAEAMWKGTPVIAGRCGGLRHQIEDGVNGFLVSSVQECAARIVQLVRDEKLRREMGRRARQTVCERFLLARKLEQFLDLFSAFEPQFAVDRQRLEALQSGALPGAPATGAAGGARPGSKPGAR, from the coding sequence ATGAAGAAACGCTCGTGGCTCGTCAATATCGAGGATTACGCGCCGCTGATCGGCGAGGAGGCCGTGGAGCGCACCATGCGCAAGGCGCAGCGGCTTCGCGGCATGCACGTGGTGCACGTGAGCTCCACGTTTTACGGCGGCGGTGTCGCCGAAATCCTCTCCTCGGAAACTCTGCTCGCGCGGAGCCTCGGGATCCGCGCCGAATGGCGACTGATCCAGGGTACTCCGGACTTCTTCAGCGTCACCAAGAAGATCCACAACGCGCTCCAGGGCGCCGCCATCAACCTGACCGACCTGAAAAAGGAGATCTACGAGACGGTCATTCTGCAGAACGCGATGCGCATGGACATCGGCGGCGACTTCGTCGTGATCCACGATCCCCAGCCGTTGCCGCTGGTCCAGCACACGCGGCACACCTGTCCCTGGGTATGGCGCTGCCACGTCGATCTCTCGAACCCGAATCCCGAGATCTGGGACTACTTGCGCGGCTTCGTCGATCAGTACGACGCCGTGGTGCTCTCGCTCCCGGAATACCGCCGCGAGCTCGCCGTCCCGCAACTCTTCATCATGCCGGCGATCGATCCCTTCTCGGCGAAAAACGCCGAGATGAGCGAGGACGAGATCCGGGATCGGCTGCGCCACTACCGGATCCCCACCGAGCTCCCGATCGTCTGTCAGGTCTCGCGTTTCGACCGCTGGAAGGACCCGGAGGGCGTGATCGAGGCCTTCCGCATCGCGCGCCGAGAAATCGACGCCACGCTCGTTCTCATCGGCAACGTGGCCCTGGACGATCCCGAAGGCCAGGAGGTGTTCGAGTCCCTGCTCAAGAACGCTGCCGACGACGTCTGGATTCTCACCGTCGAGGACAGCGCCCTGGTCAACGCGTTGCAGCGGCGCGCCCACGTCATCGTGCAAAAATCGCTGCGCGAAGGCTTCGGGCTGACCGCGGCGGAGGCGATGTGGAAGGGAACCCCCGTGATCGCCGGGCGCTGCGGCGGGCTCAGGCACCAGATCGAGGACGGCGTCAACGGTTTTCTCGTTTCCTCGGTCCAGGAATGCGCCGCGCGCATCGTGCAGCTCGTCCGCGACGAGAAGCTGCGGCGGGAAATGGGCCGGCGGGCGCGGCAGACCGTGTGCGAGCGCTTCCTGCTCGCGCGCAAGCTCGAGCAGTTCCTCGACCTCTTCAGCGCCTTCGAGCCTCAGTTCGCCGTCGACCGGCAGCGGCTGGAGGCGCTGCAATCCGGAGCCTTGCCGGGAGCGCCGGCCACGGGCGCGGCCGGAGGGGCGCGGCCGGGCTCCAAACCGGGGGCCCGCTGA
- a CDS encoding DUF72 domain-containing protein, with protein MKRRRATFRVGTSGWHYAHWRGIFYPEDLPPARWFSHYAREFDTVEINNTFYRLPEAATFEAWRRQAPPGFCYALKFSRYGSHIVRLKRPRATIGRFLARATRLGEFLGPILVQLPPNWKADPGRLAAFLKAAPKQLRWAVELRDPRWLCEDVFAALEEHAAALCIHDLIADHPRRLTASWTYLRFHGDRYSGSYSPRRLRAEAGWIRDRLEEGRDVFAYFNNDAEGYAVRNAADLRAYVTGR; from the coding sequence GTGAAACGGCGGCGCGCAACGTTTCGGGTCGGGACATCCGGCTGGCACTACGCCCACTGGAGGGGAATCTTCTACCCCGAGGATCTTCCGCCGGCGCGGTGGTTCTCCCACTACGCCCGCGAGTTCGACACCGTCGAGATCAACAACACGTTCTACCGTCTTCCGGAGGCGGCCACGTTCGAGGCCTGGCGGCGACAGGCCCCGCCCGGCTTTTGCTACGCGCTGAAGTTCAGCCGCTACGGGTCGCACATCGTCCGGCTCAAGCGGCCGCGCGCCACGATCGGGAGGTTCCTTGCGCGCGCCACGCGCCTGGGGGAGTTCCTCGGACCGATCCTCGTACAGCTCCCGCCGAACTGGAAAGCCGATCCCGGCCGGCTCGCGGCCTTCTTGAAGGCCGCCCCGAAACAGCTGCGCTGGGCGGTGGAGCTCAGGGACCCGCGCTGGCTATGCGAGGATGTATTCGCGGCGCTCGAGGAGCACGCCGCGGCGCTCTGCATCCACGACCTGATCGCCGATCACCCGCGTCGCCTGACCGCCTCCTGGACCTACCTGCGCTTCCACGGCGACCGCTACAGCGGGAGCTACTCGCCGCGGCGTCTGAGAGCCGAGGCGGGCTGGATCCGCGACCGGCTCGAGGAAGGAAGGGACGTCTTCGCCTACTTCAACAACGACGCCGAGGGCTACGCCGTCCGCAACGCCGCCGATCTTCGCGCCTACGTCACGGGGAGATGA